Proteins encoded in a region of the Microbacterium neungamense genome:
- a CDS encoding aminodeoxychorismate lyase: protein MAARFALMITPADAADDRADFSDTFTEVDPSAPALSVGELSTQRGDGVFESIGVIDRHAQEVEPHVQRLAHSAKLCDLPAPNLEQWRQAVQRAASACPPGEAVIKLILSRGVEHGPAPTAWATAAPAPDFSAVRRDGVRVVTLDRGYDLGAAERAPWLLLGAKTLSYAVNMAALREARRRGADDAVFVTSDGYVLEAPTASLIIRTGDRFLTPAPSGGILHGTTQLSVYEWLEKQGFQAEYATLTASDLAKADAAWLVSSIRLAAPITAVDGAPLPTDPDLTASLNAYLLSPR from the coding sequence ATGGCAGCCCGGTTCGCCCTCATGATCACCCCCGCCGACGCCGCGGACGACCGCGCCGACTTCTCCGACACCTTCACCGAGGTGGATCCGTCCGCGCCGGCGCTCAGCGTCGGCGAGCTCAGCACCCAGCGGGGCGACGGTGTGTTCGAGTCGATCGGCGTGATCGACCGGCACGCGCAGGAGGTCGAGCCCCACGTGCAGCGCCTCGCGCACTCCGCGAAGCTGTGCGACCTGCCGGCCCCGAACCTGGAGCAGTGGCGTCAGGCCGTGCAGCGCGCGGCATCCGCCTGCCCGCCGGGCGAGGCCGTGATCAAGCTCATCCTCAGCCGCGGCGTGGAGCACGGCCCGGCCCCCACCGCCTGGGCGACGGCCGCACCCGCGCCCGACTTCAGCGCGGTGCGGCGGGACGGCGTCCGGGTGGTCACCCTCGACCGCGGCTACGACCTCGGCGCCGCCGAGCGCGCGCCCTGGCTGCTGCTCGGCGCGAAGACCCTGTCCTACGCGGTGAACATGGCGGCGCTGCGCGAGGCCCGCCGCCGCGGCGCCGACGACGCCGTGTTCGTCACCAGCGACGGCTACGTGCTCGAGGCGCCCACGGCGTCGCTCATCATCCGCACCGGCGACCGGTTCCTCACCCCGGCGCCGTCCGGCGGCATCCTGCACGGCACGACCCAGCTGAGCGTGTACGAATGGCTCGAGAAGCAGGGCTTCCAGGCCGAGTACGCCACGCTCACGGCATCCGACCTGGCGAAAGCGGATGCCGCGTGGCTGGTCTCCAGCATCCGTCTCGCCGCGCCGATCACGGCCGTCGACGGCGCACCGCTGCCCACCGACCCCGACCTCACGGCGTCGCTGAACGCCTACCTGCTCTCCCCGCGCTGA
- a CDS encoding alpha/beta hydrolase: protein MAVALSGCLYAMIPESRPSRTKAPDTSGVPAELLPFYGQTLEWKACPTAGPSFDCTTVTAPLDWDDPDAGEIELAVVRHQSAGEPQGSLLINPGGPGASGFDFVAESLGYAVGPDLIESFDVVGFDPRGVGRSTAVTCLDAEAMDAYLYGIPEVERGTPEWEAELTARNAEFAEACEANSAGILPHITTENAARDLDLLRAVLGDTELNYLGYSYGTFLGATYAKLHPERATGLVLDGAIDPSIPGLEVGATQALGFEKALRAYLESCLDTAECPFNGTVDQALTDFRALLAAVARVPLPNGDGRMLGVDTMVTGVIQALYSEEYWPYLSSALTGVLEGEPSEMFFLADNYNGRDEHGQYLDNSTEAFRAYNCMDYPVEDDPAAEEATMARIREGAPTFAPYWEGPDPCEVWPHPPTGTRGEIAAPGSGPILVVGTTNDPATPYEWSESLAAQLEQGVLITRVGEGHTGYNKGNTCVDRAVEEFLIEGTVPQDGLRCG from the coding sequence CTGGCCGTCGCGCTGTCCGGATGCCTGTACGCGATGATCCCGGAGTCCCGGCCGTCCCGCACCAAGGCGCCCGACACCAGCGGCGTGCCCGCGGAGCTGCTGCCGTTCTACGGGCAGACCCTGGAGTGGAAGGCGTGCCCGACGGCCGGCCCGTCGTTCGACTGCACCACGGTCACCGCCCCGCTGGACTGGGACGACCCGGATGCCGGTGAGATCGAGCTCGCGGTGGTGCGGCACCAGTCCGCCGGCGAGCCGCAGGGGTCGCTGCTGATCAACCCGGGCGGTCCCGGTGCGAGCGGATTCGACTTCGTCGCGGAGAGCCTCGGCTACGCGGTCGGTCCCGACCTGATCGAGAGCTTCGACGTCGTCGGCTTCGATCCGCGCGGCGTCGGCCGGTCCACGGCGGTGACCTGCCTGGACGCCGAGGCCATGGACGCCTACCTCTACGGCATCCCGGAGGTCGAACGCGGCACCCCGGAGTGGGAGGCCGAGCTGACCGCGCGCAACGCGGAGTTCGCCGAGGCGTGCGAGGCCAACAGCGCCGGCATCCTTCCCCACATCACCACCGAGAACGCGGCACGCGATCTCGACCTGCTCCGCGCCGTGCTCGGCGACACCGAGCTGAACTACCTCGGCTACTCCTACGGCACGTTCCTCGGCGCCACCTACGCCAAGCTGCACCCGGAGCGGGCCACCGGCCTGGTGCTCGACGGGGCGATCGACCCGTCCATCCCCGGCCTCGAGGTCGGCGCGACGCAGGCGCTCGGGTTCGAGAAGGCGCTCCGCGCCTACCTGGAGAGCTGCCTGGACACGGCGGAGTGCCCGTTCAACGGCACCGTCGACCAGGCGCTCACCGACTTCCGCGCCCTGCTCGCCGCCGTCGCGCGCGTGCCGCTGCCGAACGGGGACGGACGGATGCTGGGCGTCGACACCATGGTGACCGGGGTGATCCAGGCGCTGTACAGCGAGGAGTACTGGCCCTACCTCAGCAGCGCCCTCACCGGCGTGCTCGAGGGCGAGCCGTCCGAGATGTTCTTCCTCGCCGACAACTACAACGGGCGCGACGAGCACGGCCAGTACCTGGACAACTCGACCGAGGCGTTCCGCGCCTACAACTGCATGGACTACCCCGTGGAGGACGACCCCGCGGCGGAGGAGGCCACCATGGCGCGGATCCGCGAGGGCGCCCCGACCTTCGCCCCGTACTGGGAGGGCCCCGACCCGTGCGAGGTGTGGCCGCATCCGCCGACCGGCACCCGCGGCGAGATCGCCGCGCCGGGATCCGGCCCGATCCTCGTCGTCGGCACGACGAACGACCCGGCCACCCCCTACGAGTGGTCCGAGTCGCTGGCCGCGCAGCTGGAGCAGGGCGTGCTGATCACCCGCGTCGGGGAGGGGCACACCGGCTACAACAAGGGCAACACATGCGTCGATCGCGCGGTCGAGGAGTTCCTCATCGAGGGCACAGTCCCGCAGGACGGACTGCGCTGCGGGTGA
- the pstB gene encoding phosphate ABC transporter ATP-binding protein PstB, producing the protein MSKSIEVNDLNVYYGDFLAVEGVSLDIQPRSVTAFIGPSGCGKSTFLRTLNRMHEVIPGARVEGEVLLDGKDLYGPGVDPVLVRRQVGMVFQRPNPFPTMSIRENVLAGVKLNNKRMSRSDEDALVEKSLMGANLWNEVKDRLDKPGSGLSGGQQQRLCIARAIAVAPEVLLMDEPCSALDPISTYAIEELIEELKNEYTIVIVTHNMQQASRVSDKTAFFNIAGTGKPGKLIEYDDTRTIFTTPSVQATEDYVSGRFG; encoded by the coding sequence GTGTCCAAGAGCATCGAAGTCAACGACCTGAACGTCTACTACGGCGACTTCCTCGCCGTCGAGGGCGTCTCGCTCGACATCCAGCCGCGCAGCGTCACCGCGTTCATCGGCCCGTCCGGGTGCGGCAAGTCCACGTTCCTGCGCACCCTGAACCGGATGCACGAGGTCATCCCGGGCGCCCGCGTCGAGGGCGAGGTGCTGCTGGACGGCAAGGACCTCTACGGCCCCGGCGTCGACCCGGTGCTGGTGCGCCGCCAGGTGGGCATGGTGTTCCAGCGTCCGAACCCGTTCCCGACGATGTCGATCCGCGAGAACGTGCTGGCCGGCGTGAAGCTGAACAACAAGCGCATGTCCCGCTCGGACGAGGACGCCCTCGTCGAGAAGTCGCTGATGGGCGCGAACCTGTGGAACGAGGTCAAGGACCGGCTCGACAAGCCCGGTTCGGGTCTCTCCGGCGGTCAGCAGCAGCGTCTGTGCATCGCGCGGGCGATCGCGGTCGCCCCGGAGGTGCTGCTGATGGACGAGCCGTGCTCGGCCCTCGACCCGATCTCGACCTACGCGATCGAGGAACTCATCGAGGAGCTGAAGAACGAGTACACCATCGTCATCGTGACGCACAACATGCAGCAGGCGAGCCGCGTGTCGGACAAGACCGCGTTCTTCAACATCGCCGGCACGGGCAAGCCCGGCAAGCTGATCGAGTACGACGACACCCGGACGATCTTCACCACCCCGTCCGTGCAGGCGACCGAGGACTACGTCTCCGGCCGCTTCGGGTGA
- a CDS encoding isochorismatase family protein encodes MTRALLIVDVQNDFTEGGALAVTGGDAVASAVSRLLAERAGDYEVIIASRDWHDADGDNGGHFSDDPDYVDSWPVHCVAGTEGADYDPLLETEAITHHVRKGQGKPAYSMFEGTTEDGETVGAILTEHGVVSADVVGIATDHCVRASALDAVAHGLRVRIFTDLIAGVGEESSAAALAELAHAGAELVESTAR; translated from the coding sequence ATGACCAGAGCACTCCTCATCGTCGATGTGCAGAACGACTTCACCGAGGGCGGCGCGCTCGCCGTGACCGGCGGCGACGCGGTCGCCTCGGCGGTCTCCCGGCTGCTCGCCGAGCGGGCCGGGGACTACGAGGTGATCATCGCCTCGCGCGACTGGCACGACGCGGACGGCGACAACGGCGGTCACTTCTCCGACGACCCCGACTACGTCGACTCGTGGCCGGTGCACTGCGTGGCCGGCACCGAGGGCGCCGACTACGACCCGCTGCTGGAGACCGAGGCGATCACCCATCACGTCCGGAAGGGACAGGGGAAGCCGGCGTACTCGATGTTCGAGGGCACCACCGAGGACGGCGAGACGGTCGGCGCGATCCTCACCGAGCACGGCGTGGTCAGCGCCGACGTCGTCGGCATCGCCACGGATCACTGCGTGCGGGCATCCGCCCTGGATGCCGTCGCGCACGGCCTGCGGGTGCGGATCTTCACCGACCTCATCGCCGGCGTCGGCGAGGAGTCCAGCGCCGCGGCCCTCGCCGAGCTCGCGCACGCGGGCGCCGAGCTGGTCGAGAGCACCGCCCGGTGA
- a CDS encoding DNA-directed RNA polymerase subunit beta: MPEQFHRPVRRPPESFDNIVGAADPAEQARVAHATAAALLERTRRDETGETAERLIAFASEHGIDEIAELWSHAPARSLPGALWRLYLLQIAIRSDATTTAMLYERGRVELRSADAVIAGAPAPAGPGELVALVDTILRGVFRGDFAVALDRAAAYCRVQASGATHTADDYEATEPGRASDLTRRALRLSTYADDLTASASAWRRGALT; encoded by the coding sequence GTGCCAGAGCAGTTCCATCGCCCCGTTCGCCGGCCGCCGGAATCCTTCGACAACATCGTCGGAGCCGCGGACCCGGCCGAGCAGGCGCGCGTCGCGCACGCGACGGCGGCGGCGCTGCTGGAGCGCACGCGTCGGGACGAGACGGGGGAGACTGCGGAACGGCTGATCGCCTTCGCGTCGGAGCACGGCATCGATGAGATTGCCGAGCTGTGGTCGCACGCACCTGCGCGGTCGCTTCCGGGCGCACTGTGGCGGCTCTATCTGCTGCAGATCGCGATCCGCTCGGATGCCACGACCACGGCGATGCTGTACGAGCGCGGGCGCGTGGAGCTTCGTTCGGCGGATGCCGTGATCGCCGGCGCTCCTGCACCCGCCGGCCCCGGCGAGCTCGTCGCCCTGGTGGACACGATCCTGCGCGGCGTCTTCCGCGGCGACTTCGCGGTCGCCCTGGATCGCGCCGCGGCGTACTGCCGGGTGCAGGCATCCGGGGCCACGCACACCGCAGACGACTACGAGGCCACCGAGCCCGGGCGCGCCAGCGACCTCACGCGCCGCGCCCTGCGGCTGAGCACGTACGCCGACGACCTCACCGCCTCCGCCTCCGCCTGGCGCCGTGGCGCCCTGACCTGA
- a CDS encoding response regulator transcription factor, whose protein sequence is MRILLVDDEVRLADGIRRGLEAEGMVVDVAHTGPDGLRMASDHDYDAIVLDVMMPGMSGYRVCQALRAAGIWTPVLFLTAKDGEWDEVEGLDTGGDDWLTKPFSYPVLVARLRALVRRGGRERPAVLEAGDLRLDPAARRVFRGGTEVSLTARELAVLDFLMRRRGEVVTKPEVIANVWGSDFDGDANIVEVYIGHLRGKIDRPFGREAIETVRGAGYRLAAGGG, encoded by the coding sequence ATGCGGATACTGCTCGTGGACGACGAGGTGCGCCTCGCCGACGGCATCCGTCGCGGTCTGGAGGCGGAGGGCATGGTCGTCGACGTCGCGCATACCGGGCCCGACGGCCTGCGGATGGCGAGCGACCACGACTACGACGCCATCGTCCTCGACGTGATGATGCCCGGCATGAGCGGCTACCGCGTGTGCCAGGCGCTGCGCGCGGCCGGGATCTGGACCCCGGTGCTGTTCCTCACCGCGAAGGACGGCGAGTGGGACGAGGTGGAGGGCCTGGACACCGGAGGCGACGACTGGCTGACCAAGCCGTTCTCCTATCCGGTGCTCGTCGCCCGGCTGCGTGCCCTCGTGCGTCGCGGCGGACGGGAGCGCCCGGCGGTGCTGGAGGCCGGCGACCTGCGCCTGGACCCGGCCGCCCGACGCGTCTTCCGCGGCGGGACCGAGGTCTCCCTCACCGCGCGCGAGCTGGCGGTGCTGGACTTCCTGATGCGGCGCCGCGGCGAGGTCGTCACCAAGCCCGAGGTCATCGCGAACGTGTGGGGCTCGGACTTCGACGGGGACGCCAACATCGTCGAGGTGTACATCGGGCATCTGCGCGGCAAGATCGACCGCCCGTTCGGGCGCGAGGCCATCGAGACGGTGCGGGGCGCCGGCTACCGGCTCGCCGCCGGGGGCGGCTGA
- a CDS encoding DUF1697 domain-containing protein has protein sequence MTGRSVLLLRAVNLGARNRVPMAELRALLAERTTLQDVSTYIASGNVLCRTPDDTAAACAEVRALIADAFGVDTPVIPRRHDELVAALARNPFADAAAEKLVHVMFLEDEPPGDAVAALTPRLVPGERIALHGRDLWIDYAAGGVHSTRLTRPVLDRALGVAGTARNVLTVRKLAELTA, from the coding sequence GTGACGGGGCGCAGCGTCCTGCTGCTGCGCGCCGTGAACCTCGGCGCCCGCAACCGGGTGCCGATGGCCGAACTGCGCGCTCTGCTCGCCGAGCGCACGACGCTGCAGGACGTCTCGACCTACATCGCGAGCGGGAACGTGCTGTGCCGCACCCCGGACGACACGGCGGCGGCGTGCGCCGAGGTCCGCGCGCTGATCGCGGATGCCTTCGGCGTCGACACCCCGGTGATCCCGCGCCGTCACGACGAGCTGGTCGCGGCGCTGGCGCGCAACCCGTTCGCGGATGCCGCGGCGGAGAAGCTCGTGCACGTGATGTTCCTCGAGGACGAGCCGCCGGGCGACGCCGTCGCAGCGCTCACGCCGCGCCTGGTGCCGGGGGAGCGGATCGCCCTGCACGGACGCGACCTGTGGATCGACTACGCCGCCGGCGGCGTGCACTCGACACGGCTCACGAGGCCCGTGCTCGACCGCGCGCTCGGGGTCGCCGGGACCGCGCGCAACGTCCTCACAGTGCGCAAGCTCGCGGAGCTCACCGCCTGA
- a CDS encoding IMPACT family protein, giving the protein MHADSADLPATIAEPVDHELVIRKSRFLAHVAPVASVEEADAVIAGARRRAWDARHHCSAQVLGLYGDRARSSDDGEPSGTAGMPMLEVLRRRRLTDVVAVVTRYFGGVKLGAGGLVRAYSSAVSEALDGARLVDRRTLQQVRIAVRHADAGRYDHLLRDWAARREVVLGETRYGAQAVLEVWSPGDAAAALSAEVSAASGGAVAAELTGIERIVDVPRP; this is encoded by the coding sequence GTGCACGCCGACTCCGCCGATCTCCCTGCCACGATCGCGGAGCCGGTGGACCACGAGCTCGTGATCCGGAAGTCCCGCTTCCTCGCGCACGTCGCACCCGTGGCATCCGTCGAGGAGGCGGATGCCGTGATCGCCGGCGCCCGCCGCCGGGCGTGGGATGCGCGGCACCACTGCAGCGCGCAGGTCCTCGGGCTGTACGGCGACCGCGCACGCTCCTCGGACGACGGCGAGCCGTCGGGGACGGCGGGGATGCCGATGCTCGAGGTGCTGCGCCGGCGCCGCCTCACCGACGTCGTCGCGGTGGTCACGCGCTACTTCGGCGGGGTCAAGCTCGGCGCGGGCGGGCTCGTGCGGGCCTACTCCTCGGCGGTGTCCGAGGCGCTCGACGGCGCCCGGCTCGTCGACCGACGGACGTTGCAGCAGGTGCGCATCGCAGTGCGGCATGCGGATGCCGGACGCTACGACCACCTGCTCCGCGACTGGGCCGCTCGGCGCGAGGTCGTGCTGGGCGAGACGCGCTACGGCGCGCAGGCCGTGCTCGAGGTGTGGTCGCCCGGGGACGCGGCCGCCGCGCTCTCCGCGGAGGTGTCGGCGGCGAGCGGCGGCGCCGTGGCGGCGGAGCTCACCGGCATCGAGCGCATCGTCGACGTGCCGCGTCCCTAG
- the pstA gene encoding phosphate ABC transporter permease PstA has product MTVLTAPVVSGGSLTSGRLPRWAPWALLGACLAVSFVVFGVASIGADLADFNIAGAVIVGVLLYMVLITVLSSIVESRRKAVDRLMTALVATAFTIALLPLISLLWTVVANGLQRFDAEFFSFSMRNIVGDGGGIVHAIWGTVLVTLTAAVISVPIGLMTSIYLVEYGRGRIAKGITFLVDVMTGIPSIVAGLFIYSVFALFVRPGISMGFMGALALAVLMVPVVVRGSEELLRIVPNELREAAYALGVPKWLTILKVVLPTSMAGITTSVMLAIARVIGETAPLLLTAGFTASLNTNMFNGQMMTLPVFAYSQYMNQGAHADASVARAWASALTLILIVMLLNLLARLIAKWFAPKTNGR; this is encoded by the coding sequence ATGACCGTCCTCACCGCACCCGTCGTCTCCGGCGGCTCGCTCACCTCCGGCCGGCTCCCGCGCTGGGCGCCGTGGGCGCTGCTCGGGGCGTGCCTGGCCGTGTCCTTCGTCGTGTTCGGCGTCGCGTCCATCGGCGCCGACCTGGCCGACTTCAACATCGCCGGGGCCGTGATCGTCGGCGTCCTGCTGTACATGGTGCTCATCACGGTGCTCTCGTCGATCGTCGAGAGCCGCCGCAAGGCCGTCGACCGGCTGATGACGGCGCTCGTGGCGACCGCGTTCACGATCGCCCTGCTACCGCTGATCTCGCTGCTGTGGACGGTCGTCGCGAACGGCCTGCAGCGCTTCGACGCCGAGTTCTTCAGCTTCTCGATGCGCAACATCGTCGGCGACGGCGGCGGCATCGTGCACGCCATCTGGGGCACCGTCCTGGTCACCCTGACCGCCGCCGTGATCTCGGTCCCGATCGGGCTGATGACCTCCATCTACCTCGTCGAGTACGGCCGCGGCCGCATCGCGAAGGGCATCACCTTCCTGGTGGACGTGATGACCGGCATCCCGTCGATCGTCGCCGGTCTGTTCATCTACTCGGTGTTCGCCCTCTTCGTCCGCCCCGGCATCTCGATGGGCTTCATGGGCGCGCTGGCCCTCGCCGTGCTGATGGTGCCGGTGGTGGTGCGCGGCAGCGAGGAGCTGCTGCGGATCGTGCCGAACGAGCTGCGCGAGGCCGCCTACGCGCTGGGCGTGCCGAAGTGGCTGACCATCCTCAAGGTCGTGCTGCCCACCTCGATGGCCGGCATCACCACCTCGGTCATGCTGGCCATCGCCCGCGTCATCGGCGAGACCGCGCCGCTGCTGCTGACCGCCGGATTCACCGCGAGCCTGAACACGAACATGTTCAACGGCCAGATGATGACCCTGCCGGTGTTCGCCTACAGCCAGTACATGAACCAGGGCGCGCACGCGGATGCATCCGTCGCCCGCGCCTGGGCGTCCGCGCTCACCCTCATCCTCATCGTCATGCTGCTGAACCTGCTCGCGCGCCTGATCGCCAAGTGGTTCGCCCCGAAGACCAACGGCCGCTGA
- a CDS encoding type 1 glutamine amidotransferase domain-containing protein, with protein MANVSDAKVAFLATNGYEDSELTSPWQALTGAGATATMVSPTADEITGKNGHVQTVDLHVADASADDFDALVLPGGVVNADHLRMDEDAVAFVRAFFEQHKPVGVICHGAWILIEAGVVDGRTLTSYPSLATDLRNAGAAWVDREVVVDQGLVSSRTPDDLPAFNAKVLEEVAEGAHRGQTA; from the coding sequence ATGGCGAACGTGTCGGACGCGAAGGTCGCATTCCTGGCCACGAACGGGTACGAGGACAGCGAGCTCACCTCCCCCTGGCAGGCGCTCACCGGCGCCGGTGCGACGGCGACCATGGTGTCGCCGACGGCGGACGAGATCACCGGCAAGAACGGGCACGTGCAGACCGTGGACCTGCACGTCGCGGACGCGTCGGCCGACGACTTCGACGCGCTCGTCCTCCCTGGCGGCGTCGTGAACGCCGACCACCTGCGCATGGACGAGGACGCCGTGGCGTTCGTGCGGGCCTTCTTCGAGCAGCACAAGCCCGTGGGCGTGATCTGCCACGGCGCGTGGATCCTCATCGAGGCCGGCGTCGTGGACGGCCGCACCCTGACCAGCTACCCCAGCCTGGCCACCGACCTGCGCAACGCGGGCGCCGCGTGGGTCGACCGGGAGGTGGTCGTCGACCAGGGCCTCGTCTCCAGCCGCACCCCGGACGACCTGCCCGCCTTCAACGCGAAGGTCCTGGAGGAGGTCGCCGAGGGCGCGCATCGCGGCCAGACCGCCTGA
- the pstC gene encoding phosphate ABC transporter permease subunit PstC yields the protein MSTTTTKAPPASPGTPAARPAPAPIKAKQRLGDRVFSGTALGAGIIILIVLAAVATFLVVQSLPAFAPDTSDNHILQGESFWEYVGPLAFGTVWASFLALLIATPISIGIALFISHYAPRRLAGVLGYIIDLLAAVPSVVFGLWGGLVLAPLLQPVYAWLNENAAWVPIFGGQVSSTGRTIMTAALVLAVMVIPIMTAICREVFLQTPKLHEEAALALGATRWEMVRMAVLPFARGGMVSAVMLALGRALGETMAVTMVLSPSAVVSFLVLTSTNPTPIPANIALAFPEAHDTGVNTLIATGLILFVVTFAVNAVARWIVARRAEFSGAN from the coding sequence ATGAGCACGACGACCACGAAGGCGCCGCCCGCCTCGCCGGGCACGCCCGCCGCGCGACCGGCGCCTGCGCCGATCAAGGCCAAGCAGCGCCTGGGCGACCGGGTCTTCTCGGGCACGGCGCTGGGCGCCGGCATCATCATCCTCATCGTCCTCGCGGCGGTCGCGACGTTCCTCGTCGTGCAGAGCCTGCCCGCGTTCGCGCCGGACACGAGCGACAACCACATCCTCCAGGGCGAGTCGTTCTGGGAGTACGTGGGCCCCCTCGCGTTCGGCACCGTGTGGGCGTCGTTCCTGGCGCTGCTGATCGCCACGCCGATCTCGATCGGCATCGCCCTGTTCATCTCGCACTACGCGCCGCGCCGCCTGGCCGGCGTGCTCGGCTACATCATCGACCTGCTCGCCGCGGTCCCCTCGGTCGTCTTCGGCCTCTGGGGCGGCCTGGTGCTGGCCCCGCTGCTGCAGCCGGTGTACGCGTGGCTGAACGAGAACGCCGCCTGGGTGCCGATCTTCGGCGGCCAGGTCTCCTCGACCGGCCGCACGATCATGACCGCCGCGCTCGTGCTCGCGGTCATGGTGATCCCGATCATGACCGCCATCTGCCGCGAGGTGTTCCTGCAGACCCCGAAGCTGCACGAGGAGGCCGCCCTCGCCCTCGGCGCCACCCGCTGGGAGATGGTCCGGATGGCGGTGCTGCCCTTCGCCCGCGGCGGCATGGTCTCGGCCGTGATGCTCGCCCTGGGCCGCGCCCTCGGCGAGACGATGGCGGTGACCATGGTGCTCTCCCCCTCGGCGGTGGTCAGCTTCCTGGTGCTCACCTCCACCAACCCGACGCCCATCCCGGCGAACATCGCCCTCGCCTTCCCGGAGGCGCACGACACCGGCGTGAACACGCTGATCGCCACCGGCCTGATCCTGTTCGTCGTCACCTTCGCGGTGAACGCCGTGGCGCGCTGGATCGTCGCGCGCCGGGCCGAGTTCTCGGGAGCGAACTGA
- a CDS encoding sensor histidine kinase — protein sequence MLRSIRGRVTVGALLIVAIALGLGAVAAVQLLRTSLTDGVAVALEQDLDAIDDGPDRGPGPIDQVDDDVLVRVHGPQGAENDPGKDDPGGDDPGEGEGDGGSGDGAVNDEDAAALPIVPEGRTARVVVDDEPYLAASHETDRGTVTVARSLEAVDEAVAATAGLLAVAVPLVLALVGVVLWVVATRALAPVERLRSQVDAIGATELDRRVDAGGDDELGALAVTMNRMLERIEHAQKTQRRFVSDASHELRSPLATIRQHAEVAAAHPEAMPVAELSRVVLDEGARMQELVEALLLLARLDEHRVPHPAPVDLDDLAFAEAQRLRRMDVDVDASGIGPARALGAQQLLARAIRNLADNAVRHARTRVVLRSGTRDGRAFVQVEDDGSGIPPAERERVFERFTRLDEARARDDGGSGLGLAIVREVALAHGGRILLDEGEAGGARFTLELPAAS from the coding sequence GTGCTCCGGTCCATCCGCGGCCGGGTGACGGTCGGCGCCCTGCTCATCGTGGCGATCGCCCTCGGCCTGGGCGCGGTGGCCGCGGTGCAGCTTTTGCGCACCTCCCTGACCGACGGCGTGGCGGTCGCGCTCGAGCAGGATCTGGATGCGATCGACGACGGCCCGGATCGCGGGCCGGGCCCGATCGACCAGGTCGACGACGACGTGCTCGTCCGCGTGCACGGCCCGCAGGGCGCTGAGAACGACCCCGGCAAGGACGACCCCGGCGGGGACGACCCCGGCGAGGGAGAGGGCGACGGCGGCTCCGGCGACGGCGCGGTGAACGACGAGGACGCCGCCGCGCTGCCGATCGTCCCCGAGGGGCGCACGGCCCGCGTGGTCGTCGACGACGAGCCGTACCTCGCCGCCTCGCACGAGACCGACCGCGGCACGGTGACCGTCGCCCGATCGCTGGAGGCGGTCGACGAGGCGGTCGCGGCGACCGCGGGCCTGCTCGCGGTCGCGGTGCCGCTCGTGCTGGCGCTGGTCGGCGTGGTGCTGTGGGTGGTGGCGACGCGTGCGCTCGCCCCCGTCGAGCGCCTGCGCAGCCAGGTGGATGCCATCGGCGCCACGGAGCTGGATCGCCGGGTGGATGCCGGCGGGGACGACGAGCTCGGCGCGCTCGCGGTGACGATGAACCGGATGCTGGAGCGCATCGAGCACGCGCAGAAGACGCAGCGGCGGTTCGTCAGCGACGCCTCGCACGAGCTGCGGTCCCCTCTGGCGACGATCCGGCAGCACGCCGAGGTCGCCGCCGCGCATCCGGAGGCGATGCCGGTGGCGGAGCTCAGCCGCGTGGTGCTGGACGAGGGCGCGCGGATGCAGGAGCTCGTGGAGGCGCTGCTGCTGCTGGCGCGGCTGGACGAGCACCGGGTGCCGCATCCGGCGCCGGTGGACCTCGACGATCTCGCGTTCGCGGAGGCGCAGCGGCTGCGCCGCATGGATGTGGACGTGGACGCCTCCGGAATCGGGCCGGCCCGGGCACTCGGCGCGCAGCAGCTGCTCGCCCGGGCGATCCGCAACCTCGCCGACAACGCCGTCCGGCACGCCCGCACCCGGGTGGTGCTGCGCTCCGGGACGCGGGACGGACGCGCGTTCGTGCAGGTGGAGGACGACGGCTCGGGCATCCCTCCGGCGGAGCGGGAGCGCGTCTTCGAGAGGTTCACCCGCCTGGACGAGGCCCGGGCGCGGGACGACGGCGGCAGCGGGCTCGGACTCGCGATCGTCCGCGAGGTCGCCCTCGCGCACGGCGGGCGGATCCTGCTCGACGAGGGCGAGGCCGGCGGCGCCCGCTTCACGCTGGAGCTGCCGGCGGCATCCTGA